TGCTTGCGCTCGCGACGGTTGCGCTGCTGGTCGGCTTCCGCAAGCTGCCCGAGCCGGCGATCGTTGCGGGCGCAGCGGTCATTGGACTTGTCGTCTATCCGCTGCTTCACCCGTGAAAGCAGAAGGCCCGCGGCATGCGGGCCTTCTAGCGTTCAGCAATTGCCTTTCTTTGCCTGTCCCGGCGGACAGAAACCGTTCCCCGGGCCGCCTTGCGGCGCAACGACAACGGGCGGCCCCGGCACATATGCGACGCAGCCGGCGAGCAGGCCTGCCACGGTCGCTGCGGCAAGCAGCGCGATGATCTGTTTTTTCACTTCGTTCTCCGGTGAAGATCGGAAGGGCCGCGCGGCCCTTCCGACAATGAGGCAGAGTCGTCAGAAAGAAAAGTTGACGTTCGATGGATTCGCCGTCGCATCGACGTTCGCCGACTGCGTCGCGCCGGACTCCGCGTCCGCTTCGATCGTATATCGTGCGGCGGCGGTCGGTGCGGCGGCAAGCGCGACCGGCAGCGAACCCGTGTAGGTGCCGACGACGGGCGCCGCGGTCGGTACCGACAGTGAGTACGCGCCGGTATCCTGGTTTGCGTTGATCGACGTGATTTCGTATGCGTTCGCATCGATCGTCTGGAGCGCGCGCACGAACGCGTTGGCGCTCGGCGTGGCCGTTCCGCTGACGGCGCCCATCGTCGACGCCGGCAGCGCGATCGGCGCGTCCGATGCCGATACGGCCGTGGTCGTCTTCACGACGACCGGCACCGAGCGCACGATGCCCGATGCGAAATTGCTCCGCACGATCACGACGTCGTAGTTGCCCTGAGTCGAACTCTGGATCAGCGGCGACAGCACGAACTTCCCGGAACTGTCGGCAACCGTCCCGCGGACGACCTTGCCGCCCTGTTCGGCGTACACGGTTGCACCGGCTTCGGCCGCCGCGACGTAGCCGGAGATCGCGCCGCTCACGACGGTCGGAATCGCGGTGACGACTGGCTTCAGCGCATACGAACCATTGCCGCGCTGGACGATCGACTTGCACGCGTTGAAGTCGAGCACGAGATCGACGAGCGTGTTGGGCTGCACGGTGAACGGCTGGATGATCTTGTAACCGCTTTGCGTCGCGCTCGGCGTCGCGAGCGCCTGCTCGGTGCCGCCGCTCGGTACGACCGAGTTCGCGAGGCTATTGCCCTGGTTCTGCGCGAGCACGAGACGCACTTGCTGATATTGGCCGGCGGGCAGCGCCGTCTGACCGAGATCGGCGAGGACGCCGTTGGTCAGCGATAGCAGATCGATCTTCTGCGGCGTCGCGAGCGAAATCGTCGACCAGCCTGCATCGTTGTCGTTCGCATTCGGATTCGCGTTGACGCGGACTTGCGAGACGGTCACGTAGACGTGTTCGAACCCGCACGAAGGCGCGTCCGTCATTGCGACATGCAGCGTGCCGGTCTGCGGGCCGTTGTCGTCGCCGCCGCACCCGGCCAGTGCGACGGGGATCAGTGCTGCGCACAGCGTGGCTTTCGAGAGGCCGTTCATCGGGTTGTTCCCCCGTTCGACGTTATTGTGGGTGGATCGAAGCATAGCGCCGTCGCTCGGGTCGAGGTGGTCAGGTTTGCAACCGGGCGTAACTTTTGCATCGAACGGTAAGCGCACGCCACTGCACGCGCGTGGCTGCGACGTATGCGCCGCGCGCACGACGCGCACTGCGCCGTCAAACCATGTCGACAGGCGCGATGTTCGCGGGGGCGTCGTTATCGTCGCGGCGGCCCCACGGCGGATCGAGCAACGCGATGCGTGCGTGCTCGATGAACTGCTTCAGCTTGTTGCTCGTGAACGGGCTGCGCGGATAGACCGCATAAACGACCTCGTCCTGCGGCGCCTCGTGCGCAAGCACGCGCACGAGGCGCCCGTCGCGCAGCGCTTCGTCCGCGATGTATATCGGCAGCATCGCGATGCCGATTCCCTCAACTGCTGCGTCGCGCAGCGTTTCGCCGTTGTTCGACAGGAACACGCTGCGCGGGCTGACCACGCGCGGTTTTCCCGTGGCGCCGCTCGCCCTGAACGACCACGTGACGGATGGCGCCGCTGTGCTGTAGTTCAGGCACCTGTGCCCGACCAGCTGCT
The sequence above is a segment of the Burkholderia multivorans ATCC BAA-247 genome. Coding sequences within it:
- a CDS encoding DUF4382 domain-containing protein, whose protein sequence is MNGLSKATLCAALIPVALAGCGGDDNGPQTGTLHVAMTDAPSCGFEHVYVTVSQVRVNANPNANDNDAGWSTISLATPQKIDLLSLTNGVLADLGQTALPAGQYQQVRLVLAQNQGNSLANSVVPSGGTEQALATPSATQSGYKIIQPFTVQPNTLVDLVLDFNACKSIVQRGNGSYALKPVVTAIPTVVSGAISGYVAAAEAGATVYAEQGGKVVRGTVADSSGKFVLSPLIQSSTQGNYDVVIVRSNFASGIVRSVPVVVKTTTAVSASDAPIALPASTMGAVSGTATPSANAFVRALQTIDANAYEITSINANQDTGAYSLSVPTAAPVVGTYTGSLPVALAAAPTAAARYTIEADAESGATQSANVDATANPSNVNFSF